From Bradyrhizobium erythrophlei:
AATAGGAAAACCGCAGCAGGACATCCTTTGCAGTCGACTGATTGAGATACACCGGGATGCGCCGGCGCTGATGCAGCACGACCGAACGGAGATCGTCGATGCCATGGGTCTGATCGGCATGTTCGTGGGTCAGGAACACCGCGTCGAGATGTTCGACATTGGCGTCGATCAACTGCTCCCGCAGGTCGGGCGACGTGTCGATCAGGACCCGTGTCGTGCCGCGGTCGGACGTCCGCTCCGCCAGCAGCGAACACCGGCGGCGGCGGTTCTTCGGATTCTTGGGATCGCTGGCGCCCCAGCCGAGCGCCGGACGGGGAACACCGGCCGAGGACCCGCAGCCGAGAATTGTCAGCGTCAGCGTCATGACGCCGCTTCCGCTGGCGGCACCTTGGAGAACAGCCGGAAGAAATTCTCCGTGGTCTGGCGCGAAATCTCCTCGAGCGAGACGCCCCGCGTCTCCGCCAGCACTTTTGCAATTTCGACGACGTAAGCCGGCTCGTTGCGCTTGCCGCGGAATTTGCCGGGCGCCAGATACGGCGCGTCGGTCTCCACCATGATGCGGTCGGCAGGCAAGTCGGCGGCGAGGTCGCGCAGACCTTGCGATTTCTTGAAGGTCAGGATACCCGTGAACGAAATCGAGAGCCCGAGGGCGATTGCCTTCATCGCCAGTTCGCGCCCGCCGGTGTAGCAATGCAGCACGGCGCGGAACGATCCCTTTGCCATTTCGTCTTCGAGGATGCAGGCGCAGGACTCGTCGGCCTCACGGGTATGGATCACGAGCGGCAGGCCGGTCGCGCGGGCTGCCGCGATATGGGCGCGGAAGCCGCGTTCCTGCGCTTCGGGCGAGCCGTTGTCATAGAAATTATCCAGCCCCGCCTCGCCCAGCGCCACCACCTTGGGATGGCGCGTGAGTTCGATCAGCTCGGAAGCTGCAATGCCGTCTTCTTCGTCGGCGTGATGCGGATGGGTGCCGACGGAGCAATAGACGTTCGGAAATCGCTCGGCGATCTCGAGCAGCGTGGCAAGCCGCCTCACCCGCGTTGAGATCGTGACCATGCGGCCGATACCGGCGGCCGCGGCCCGCGCCACGATCCCGTCGAGGTCATCGGCGAAATCGGGAAAGTCGAGATGGCAGTGGCTATCGACCAGCATCGGCTCGGACCGCTCACGCCGCCGGTTCGATGTAACGCGGAAATACCGGCGCCGGCGCCGGCAACACGGTGCCCGGTTTGATCCGCGTGGCGAGCGCCGCAAAATCGCGCGACGTCGCTTCATCCGAAATGCCGAGGATGTCGAGCATTTTCGAAGATGCCGCGGGCATTGCGAACTGCGCCATGATCGCGATCTGGCGTACGACTTCGGCCGTCACGTACATTACGGTGGCCTGGCGTTTCGGATCGGTCTTGGCCAGCGCCCACGGCGCTTCGCCCGCGAAATAGCGGTTGGCTTCCGCCACCACGGCCCAGATCGCATTGAGCGCGTGGTGAATCTGCTGGGTCGCCATCGCGCTCCTTGCTAGCGCGATCATGCCGTCGGCCTGCGCCAGGATCGCCTTGTCGTTATCGCTGAAATCACTCGGCTCCGGCAGCACGCCCTGGTACTGCTTGCCGATCATCGACAGCGAACGCTGCGCCAGATTGCCGAGATCGTTGGCGAGATCGGCATTGATACGCGCGACAATGGCCTCGTGATTGTAGCTGCCGTCCTGCCCGAACGGCACCTCGCGCAGGAAGAAGTAGCGCATCTGGTCGACGCCGTACTGGTCGGCGAGGTTGAAGGGGTCGACGACGTTGCCGACCGATTTCGACATCTTCTCGCCGCGGTTGAACAGGAAGCCGTGGGCGAAGACGCGCTTCTGCACGGGGATGCCCGCCGACATCAGGAAGGCGGGCCAGTACACGGCGTGAAAGCGGATGATATCCTTGCCGATGATGTGCACGTCGGCCGGCCAATAGTGCCAGTCCGGATCGTTCTCATCGGGAAAGCCGATGCCGGTGATGTAGTTGGTGAGCGCGTCGACCCAGACATACATGACGTGCTCGGGATCGGTGGGAACCCTGACGCCCCAGTCGAAGGTGGTGCGCGAAATCGACAGGTCGCGCAGCCCGCTTTTGACAAAGCTGACTACTTCGTTCCTGCGCGATTCCGGCCCAATGAAGTCGGGCTGGCTTTCATAGAGCGCCAGCAGCCTGTCCTGATAGGCGGACAGCTTGAAAAAATAGCTCTTCTCTTCTACCCATTCGACCGGCGTGCCC
This genomic window contains:
- a CDS encoding TatD family hydrolase, with the translated sequence MLVDSHCHLDFPDFADDLDGIVARAAAAGIGRMVTISTRVRRLATLLEIAERFPNVYCSVGTHPHHADEEDGIAASELIELTRHPKVVALGEAGLDNFYDNGSPEAQERGFRAHIAAARATGLPLVIHTREADESCACILEDEMAKGSFRAVLHCYTGGRELAMKAIALGLSISFTGILTFKKSQGLRDLAADLPADRIMVETDAPYLAPGKFRGKRNEPAYVVEIAKVLAETRGVSLEEISRQTTENFFRLFSKVPPAEAAS
- the metG gene encoding methionine--tRNA ligase; translated protein: MAKAKKKVAKKKGRKQTGKSKRAAKTPARKKRTKKAKRTVKKAETVAGKKSAAKKAAKKSSTKSANKAKSARRGSTSRKTKARVAGTTPVTGKGVKERVKQTAETATKEKAKVGATTKVAPDVAKPSTAVAGNSFYITTAISYPNGAPHIGHAYEAIATDALARFQRLDGKDVFFLTGTDEHGLKMIQTAQKENMTPAELAARNAAQFREMDERLNISFDRFIRTSEEQHHRSVQEIWKRMAANGDIYLDSYAGWYSVRDEAYYAEDETVVGEDDVRRGPQGTPVEWVEEKSYFFKLSAYQDRLLALYESQPDFIGPESRRNEVVSFVKSGLRDLSISRTTFDWGVRVPTDPEHVMYVWVDALTNYITGIGFPDENDPDWHYWPADVHIIGKDIIRFHAVYWPAFLMSAGIPVQKRVFAHGFLFNRGEKMSKSVGNVVDPFNLADQYGVDQMRYFFLREVPFGQDGSYNHEAIVARINADLANDLGNLAQRSLSMIGKQYQGVLPEPSDFSDNDKAILAQADGMIALARSAMATQQIHHALNAIWAVVAEANRYFAGEAPWALAKTDPKRQATVMYVTAEVVRQIAIMAQFAMPAASSKMLDILGISDEATSRDFAALATRIKPGTVLPAPAPVFPRYIEPAA